TTTTACCCAAGCACAATGGCCAGAGCATCTTCATCAAATACTTGGGCAAGAGTTTGAAATCGCTGTCTACGATGGTTATTCCGGCATAATTCCTAATAAACTCGCAGCACTCAGCGGTACAGTGAAGGCGGGTGGCATCCTTGCGTTAGTCTTACCTGAGCTGGAGCAACTAAGTGCTTGGTGCGACCAAGGAGTAGAGACCTGGCAAAATCATGGTCAAATACTCACAACAAGTCTATTTTTAAAACGCTGGCAGACACTTTTTTCTCAACTCGATATCTCCATTGTCTCTGAAACTCATGACTCAAAGTTCACCTTGCCAAATATAAAAGCTGCAGATGAACTGAGTCATCGACTCACAGAGCAAAGCAATACTGTCGACCAGCTTGTAACTTTGCTTACAGACTCTCAGCAATATGTTTTGCTTACAGCTGATAGAGGCAGAGGAAAATCATCTGCTTTAGGGTTATTAGCGAGCAAAATGCCTAGACAATCATTCGTGATATGTGCACGGCAATATCAAGCGGTAAAAAGTAGCTTTAAGCATTTGGCAAAAGCGCTCGATATTGAGTATTCAGGTAATGAAAAAACATTGTCTAACTTACGCTTTTGTCCACCTGATAAACTACTTCAAGAAAGTATCAGCGATGAAATAGTTCTTGTTGATGAAGCGGCAGCTTTACCTGTACCAACCCTCATTAAAATAGCTGAGAAGTACAAACGCTGTGTATTTACATCAACCTTAGTCGGTTATGAAGGTAACGGTAGAGGTTACACATTAAGGTTTAAACGTTATTTAGCACAGTACTCCCCCACCTATCAGCAATTAGCACTCAATGCGCCTATTAGATATGAGCTGGGAGACCCGTTAGAAAACAGTATAAACAAACTATTCGCGCTCGATGCTGAATTTAAAGCACCAAAACAGCTAGAACAATTTGAGTTTACTCATATTTCGCCCGAAGATTTACTCCAAGATGAACACCTACTAAAACAAGCGTTTTCATTATTGGTACTTGCTCACTACCAAACGAGTGTCAACGACTTAAGACAACTGCTTGACCAACCTAATAACAAATTGTTCGCAATCAAACAGCAAAATCATTTGCTTGGCATTTGTCTGGTAAGCATTGAAGGCGGCTTAAATAAAGATAGTGTCGCAATGATTGCTCAACAAAATAGGCGACCAAAAGGGCACTTGCTACCTCAGCAGCTTTATCACTTACTGCAGCAAGATACATTTTTGAATCATAGAGCCGCTAGAGTTGTCAGAATAGCAATCGCACCTGATTTTCAAAGCCAAAAGCTGGGTCAGCAGTTATTGAATTACTCCGAGTTGCAACTCCAAGATGAGGTCGACTACTTTGGCAGTAGCTTTGGCTGCAACGCACAGCTATTGAAGTTTTGGCAAGACAACAATTATCAAATTGTTAAGTTAGGCTTTAAACAAGACAAAGCCAGCGGCGAGTATTCAGCGATTGTATTAAAAAGTAATAAAAGTCTGTCTGAAGAGATGCATCAGTTGCGAGTGCACTTTTCTCAGCAATTGACTTATCAATTACTGACACATTTCAAAGCGCTTCCTGATCAGCTAGTTGCTCGCATTTTATATTCAAGCAATAAAGCACAAATCAATGCCTCACAAAAAAAGCGATTAAGTAATCTTCTCGAGCAGCCTGCCCACATTGAACATGGACTCGCTCATATATGGCACATTGCATTGGAACACCCATGGTTGTTATGCCACCTTTCGACTATTTCCCAACGGCTATTAATTAGGCTAATATTACAAGGTAATGAAAAAGACCTAGTTCGAGATGAACTGGGTCTACAATCAAAAAAACATTTAAATCAAAAATTACTTAGTTTAGTTGCAGAAATTTATGCCCAAATTTAAGCCATCAATATTGCTTATCTTTTGTCTATTTTGGGCAGATAAACTGCTTGCTGCCCCCACACAATTTAATATAAAGCTGGGCATGTCTGTTGCGCTAAGTGGACCTGCCAGTGAGATAGGAAGACAACTTGCTCTGGGTTCTCAAATATATTTTGAACAACTCAATAAAAACGGCGGAGTTCATGGTGCCCTGGTTGAGCTAGATGTAAAAGATGATCGCTATGAGCCCAGTCATACCGTTAATAACACACGATATTTTATCTACGAAAAAAAAGTACATGCTTTATTTGGATATATGGGCACCCCAACGACTTCTGCCGTTAAGTCCATGCTAGAGCATGCCCAAACCCCTTTGCTCATGCCATACACAGGTGCAGAATTCTTAAGAAAAAAACCAAAATTTAAAGTCTTTAATTTAAGAGCCAGTTATCTTGATGAGGCCAAAGAACAAATCAATCACTTGGTCGATGAATTAGGGCACTCAAAAATAGCATTACTCATTCAAGCCGATGAATTTGGTATCACGTTACAAAAAAGCCTCACGACTGCATTAAGAATGAAAGGTCTAGCACCACAAGCTATTGGTCGTTTTAGAAGAAATACGAATGAGGTTGAAAAAGCACTTAATCAAATTCTTCAAAGTGAAGCGACAGCTGTTGCGATGGTGGGCACATACGAGCCACTAGCTGAATTTATTCGCCTTTCTCAACAACACAAAAAGCAGTTAGCATTTACCACTGTGTCTTTTGCTTCAAGTGAAGGCTTATTAAGCAAGCTTTCACATCCCAGCCAGCTAATGATCACTGAAGTTGTACCCAACCCTGCTTCATGCAAAGGTAATATTTGCGATAACTTTAGAGCCCTATTGAATGCCCAATCACAACCATTAACTCATGCTATTTTTGAGGGCTACCTAAATGCTTTAGTATTCAGTCGCGCAGCTAAAATGTGTCCATTACCCTTTAATAATAATTGTGTACTGAAAGCACTGCAGAATGTCATAAACCAAGATCTTGAATTACGCCACTTATTTAAGATTTCACCCACTCAAAAGAAATTACCAATTTTCCGTTCATATCACACATAATTGATCTATCATTAGGCATACTTATAAGTTTAATGAGGCAGACATGGATTTAATCAACTTTCGTGTTGGGCAAAAAACAATTTCTTTAAAGATATTAGATATATTGCTGACCGAGCGCTATGAAGGAAACCTAACCTCACTGCCAAATGGTAATCCTAGTTTTTTAGGGGTTAAAGATTACATGGGTTCACCAACGCCAATCTTTGACCTTGGTTTAATCTTGAACAACCAATCTTCCTCAGAGGTTAACCAAGCTCTAGTGCAATTACTTCATGACCGTGAACAAGATCACAAATCATGGTTATCCGCACTCGAACATAGCATTCATGAGGGCGTTGCATTCACAAAAGCAAGAGATCCTCGGCAATGTGAATTTGGTAAGTGGTTTTACAGCTTCAAGACTGACAATGAAGACTTAAAAGCTCTGCTAGCTAGATTTGAAGAACCACATACGAAGTTACACAACCTTTCTAGTACGTTACTAGATATGTGTGCAAAAGGCGAAAAAGAGCAAGCAGTAAAAATGCTCGAAAAAGAGCGAACAACAACATATCAAAAACTGATCCGATTATTTGAATCAGCCAGAGATCAAATAACACTGGATCATAAACCTATCATTGTTTTCACAACACTAGATGGACAAAAGCCACATATTGGTTTGCTGGTAGATCAAGTACAAGACAATATTCACTGTGATGAAAGTGAAATCAAACCGCTCAACGAGATCACTAATATTGGTTTTGATATCGACCCACAAACTAAGCAAATGATGAAGGGCTTAATCAAACGTGATGATACGCATAGTGTGTTGATTGACCCTAGCGCAATTTTCAGACCTGAAC
The Pseudoalteromonas phenolica genome window above contains:
- a CDS encoding GNAT family N-acetyltransferase; protein product: MQDSKVYNIEALFERLTYNQHRQLVLFCGSQKWAATELNKLTSKTTSFLTLSKESAFTQAQWPEHLHQILGQEFEIAVYDGYSGIIPNKLAALSGTVKAGGILALVLPELEQLSAWCDQGVETWQNHGQILTTSLFLKRWQTLFSQLDISIVSETHDSKFTLPNIKAADELSHRLTEQSNTVDQLVTLLTDSQQYVLLTADRGRGKSSALGLLASKMPRQSFVICARQYQAVKSSFKHLAKALDIEYSGNEKTLSNLRFCPPDKLLQESISDEIVLVDEAAALPVPTLIKIAEKYKRCVFTSTLVGYEGNGRGYTLRFKRYLAQYSPTYQQLALNAPIRYELGDPLENSINKLFALDAEFKAPKQLEQFEFTHISPEDLLQDEHLLKQAFSLLVLAHYQTSVNDLRQLLDQPNNKLFAIKQQNHLLGICLVSIEGGLNKDSVAMIAQQNRRPKGHLLPQQLYHLLQQDTFLNHRAARVVRIAIAPDFQSQKLGQQLLNYSELQLQDEVDYFGSSFGCNAQLLKFWQDNNYQIVKLGFKQDKASGEYSAIVLKSNKSLSEEMHQLRVHFSQQLTYQLLTHFKALPDQLVARILYSSNKAQINASQKKRLSNLLEQPAHIEHGLAHIWHIALEHPWLLCHLSTISQRLLIRLILQGNEKDLVRDELGLQSKKHLNQKLLSLVAEIYAQI
- a CDS encoding ABC transporter substrate-binding protein, coding for MPKFKPSILLIFCLFWADKLLAAPTQFNIKLGMSVALSGPASEIGRQLALGSQIYFEQLNKNGGVHGALVELDVKDDRYEPSHTVNNTRYFIYEKKVHALFGYMGTPTTSAVKSMLEHAQTPLLMPYTGAEFLRKKPKFKVFNLRASYLDEAKEQINHLVDELGHSKIALLIQADEFGITLQKSLTTALRMKGLAPQAIGRFRRNTNEVEKALNQILQSEATAVAMVGTYEPLAEFIRLSQQHKKQLAFTTVSFASSEGLLSKLSHPSQLMITEVVPNPASCKGNICDNFRALLNAQSQPLTHAIFEGYLNALVFSRAAKMCPLPFNNNCVLKALQNVINQDLELRHLFKISPTQKKLPIFRSYHT
- a CDS encoding CZB domain-containing protein; this encodes MDLINFRVGQKTISLKILDILLTERYEGNLTSLPNGNPSFLGVKDYMGSPTPIFDLGLILNNQSSSEVNQALVQLLHDREQDHKSWLSALEHSIHEGVAFTKARDPRQCEFGKWFYSFKTDNEDLKALLARFEEPHTKLHNLSSTLLDMCAKGEKEQAVKMLEKERTTTYQKLIRLFESARDQITLDHKPIIVFTTLDGQKPHIGLLVDQVQDNIHCDESEIKPLNEITNIGFDIDPQTKQMMKGLIKRDDTHSVLIDPSAIFRPEHLQNYEPEETESYGLF